From one Rhodamnia argentea isolate NSW1041297 chromosome 1, ASM2092103v1, whole genome shotgun sequence genomic stretch:
- the LOC125315948 gene encoding probable metal-nicotianamine transporter YSL7 has translation MICHYIVNISVLLGGILSWGLMWPLIGKKAGDWYSAHLKPGDTHGLQGYKVFIYIAMILGDGLYNFCKVFRRTLLGLYHQVRGKNNLPRVVNGSAPESPQLSFDDQRRTSVFLKDQIPTSFAIGGCIVIAIISIISLPHIFHQLKWYHILIMYLAAPALSFCNAYGCGLTDWSPYWSLSYLCLTSHGGVLAGLAACGVMMNIVSTAADLTQDFKTGCLTLASPRSMFVSQVIGTAMGCVVSPCVFWLFYKAFKDLGLPTSVYPAPYADIYRSMALLGVEGFSSLPKHCLILCYGFFAASIVINVIGDSVPKKYSMFILLPMATAIPFYLGSYFAIDMCVGSLILYSWERSDRAKADAFVSGLICGDGIWALPTSILALTGVKPPICMKFLSRVVNNRVDEFLNPS, from the exons ATGATCTGCCACTACATCGTTAACATATCGGTGCTTCTTGGGGGAATACTGTCTTGGGGCTTGATGTGGCCTCTTATTGGGAAAAAAGCGGGTGACTGGTATTCCGCTCACCTGAAACCGGGCGACACGCACGGCCTACAAGGTTACAAG GTATTCATATACATCGCCATGATCCTCGGCGATGGCCTCTACAACTTCTGTAAAGTGTTCAGGCGGACTCTCTTGGGTTTGTATCATCAAGTCAGGGGAAAAAACAATCTACCGAGGGTCGTGAACGGTTCTGCCCCCGAGTCCCCTCAACTCTCCTTTGATGACCAACGTCGAACGAGCGTCTTCCTCAAGGACCAAATCCCCACGAGTTTCGCCATCGGAGGCTGCATCGTGATCGCGATAATCTCTATCATATCTCTCCCTCACATATTCCACCAGCTCAAGTGGTACCACATATTGATCATGTACCTTGCGGCCCCCGCCTTGTCCTTCTGCAATGCGTATGGGTGCGGGCTCACAGACTGGTCCCCGTATTGGTCTCTATCATATCTCTGCCTCACGTCTCACGGCGGGGTTCTCGCCGGCCTTGCCGCTTGCGGGGTCATGATGAACATCGTCTCCACAGCAGCCGATCTAACTCAGGACTTCAAGACTGGGTGTCTGACCCTAGCTTCCCCTCGGTCCATGTTTGTGAGCCAGGTGATCGGAACCGCAATGGGATGTGTTGTATCTCCATGTGTCTTCTGGCTGTTCTACAAGGCATTCAAGGACCTAGGTCTTCCTACTAGTGTGTACCCTGCCCCTTATGCCGACATCTACCGAAGCATGGCTCTATTGGGAGTGGAGGGATTTTCGTCATTGCCCAAACACTGCCTCATTCTCTGCTATGGATTCTTCGCTGCCTCAATAGTCATAAACGTGATCGGGGACTCAGTCCCCAAGAAGTACTCCATGTTCATCCTGCTCCCGATGGCCACGGCGATACCCTTTTACCTAGGATCGTATTTCGCTATTGACATGTGCGTTGGGAGCTTGATTTTGTACTCGTGGGAGAGGAGCGACAGGGCCAAGGCCGATGCGTTTGTATCGGGACTGATTTGTGGGGATGGGATATGGGCTCTGCCGACCTCCATACTCGCCCTCACAGGCGTGAAGCCGCCCATTTGCATGAAGTTCTTGTCCAGGGTGGTGAACAACAGAGTTGACGAGTTCCTGAACCCCTCATGA
- the LOC115757245 gene encoding probable metal-nicotianamine transporter YSL7 isoform X2, with protein sequence MGGEDKVENGHAKKEEEEEMMMTVERVFESKEVPSWRQQLTLRAFMVSFVLSILFSFIVMKLNLTTGIIPSLNVSAGFLGFFFIKTWTKVLEKSGMLQVPFTRQENTVIQTCVVASSGIAFSGGFGSYLFGMSKRIAIQSGSTPGADDYKDPSLSWIIGFLFIVSFLGLLAVVPLRKIMIIDFKLTYPSGTATAHLINSFHMPEGAKLAKKQVKALGKFFSFSFLWGFFQWFYTAADSCGFASFPTLGLKAFENRFYFDFSAMYVGVGMICPYIVNISLLLGGILSWGLMWPLIEKKAGDWYSADLKPSSMHGLQGYRVFISIAMILGDGLYNFCKVLRRTLFGLYHQIRDKNSLPRVVNGSPTESSQLSFDDQRRTSLFLKDQVPTSFAVGGYIVIAIISIITLPHVFHQLKWYHILVMYLAAPTLAFCNAYGCGLTDWSLASTYGKLAIFVIGAWAGASHGGVLAGLAACGVMMNIVSTASDLTQDFKTGYLTLASPRSMFVSQVIGTAMGCVISPCVFWLFYKAFKDLGLSTSAYPAPYASIYRSMAMLAVEGFSSLPKNCLALCYGFFAASIVVNAIRDYVPKKYSRFIPIPMAMAIPFYLGSYFAIDMCVGSLILFLWERMDKTKADAFGPAVASGLICGDGIWTLPSAILALAGVKPPICMKFLSRAANNRVDGFLNSS encoded by the exons ATGGGTGGAGAGGATAAAGTAGAGAATGG GCATGccaagaaggaagaggaggaagagatgaTGATGACTGTGGAGAGGGTGTTCGAGAGCAAGGAGGTCCCGTCGTGGAGGCAGCAACTGACGTTGAGGGCCTTCATGGTGAGCTTCGTGCTCAGCATCTTGTTCAGCTTCATCGTGATGAAGCTCAACCTGACGACTGGGATCATCCCGTCCCTGAACGTGTCGGCTGGGTTCttgggcttcttcttcatcaagacTTGGACCAAAGTGCTGGAGAAGTCCGGGATGTTGCAGGTCCCCTTCACGAGGCAAGAGAACACTGTGATTCAGACCTGTGTTGTCGCCTCCTCTGGGATCGCCTTTAGCG GAGGTTTTGGAAGCTACTTGTTTGGAATGAGCAAACGCATCGCTATCCAGTCGGGGAGCACCCCTGGTGCAGATGACTACAAGGACCCCTCATTGTCCTGGATTATCGGCTTCCTCTTCATTGTTAGTTTTCTGGGGCTCTTGGCAGTGGTGCCTCTGAGGAAG ATCATGATCATCGATTTCAAACTGACATATCCAAGTGGCACTGCAACTGCTCATCTTATCAACAGTTTCCACATGCCCGAAGGAGCCAAGCTAGCTAA GAAACAGGTGAAAGCACTGGGGAAATTCTTCTCATTCAGTTTCTTGTGGGGATTCTTCCAATGGTTTTACACCGCTGCAGATAGCTGTGGGTTTGCAAGCTTTCCAACGTTGGGACTGAAAGCTTTTGAGAACAG GTTCTACTTTGATTTTTCTGCAATGTACGTTGGTGTCGGGATGATCTGCCCCTACATAGTTAACATATCGTTGCTTCTTGGGGGAATACTGTCTTGGGGCTTGATGTGGCCTCTTATTGAGAAAAAAGCGGGCGACTGGTATTCCGCTGATCTGAAACCAAGCAGCATGCATGGCCTTCAAGGTTACAGG GTATTCATATCCATCGCCATGATCCTCGGCGATGGCCTCTACAACTTCTGTAAAGTGTTGAGACGGACCCTCTTTGGCTTGTATCATCAAATCAGGGACAAAAACAGTCTTCCGAGGGTCGTGAACGGCTCTCCCACTGAGTCCTCTCAGCTCTCGTTTGATGACCAACGCCGAACTAGTCTCTTCCTCAAGGACCAAGTCCCCACTAGTTTCGCTGTCGGAGGCTACATCGTGATCGCGATAATCTCTATCATAACTCTCCCTCACGTATTCCACCAGCTCAAGTGGTACCACATATTGGTCATGTACCTTGCGGCACCCACCTTGGCCTTCTGCAATGCGTATGGGTGCGGGCTCACAGATTGGTCCCTCGCATCGACCTACGGGAAGCTCGCCATCTTCGTGATCGGGGCGTGGGCCGGTGCGTCCCACGGTGGGGTCCTCGCCGGCCTAGCCGCTTGCGGGGTCATGATGAACATCGTCTCCACAGCATCCGACCTGACTCAGGATTTCAAGACTGGGTATCTGACCCTAGCTTCCCCTCGGTCCATGTTTGTCAGCCAGGTGATCGGGACTGCCATGGGCTGTGTCATATCTCCATGCGTCTTCTGGCTGTTCTACAAGGCATTCAAGGACCTAGGTCTCTCGACTAGTGCATATCCCGCCCCTTATGCCAGCATCTACCGAAGCATGGCTATGTTGGCAGTGGAGGGTTTTTCGTCATTGCCCAAAAACTGCCTCGCTCTCTGCTATGGATTCTTCGCCGCCTCAATAGTCGTAAACGCGATCAGGGACTACGTCCCCAAGAAGTACTCCAGGTTTATCCCAATCCCGATGGCCATGGCGATACCGTTTTACCTGGGATCGTATTTCGCCATTGACATGTGCGTTGGGAGCCTGATTTTGTTCTTGTGGGAGAGGATGGACAAGACCAAGGCCGATGCGTTTGGACCGGCAGTCGCCTCGGGACTGATTTGCGGGGACGGGATATGGACTCTGCCCAGCGCCATACTCGCCCTCGCGGGCGTGAAGCCGCCGATTTGCATGAAGTTCTTGTCCAGGGCGGCGAACAACAGAGTTGACGGATTCCTGAACTCCTCGTGA
- the LOC115757245 gene encoding probable metal-nicotianamine transporter YSL7 isoform X1 yields the protein MGGEDKVENGYGSEDEPKDERHAKKEEEEEMMMTVERVFESKEVPSWRQQLTLRAFMVSFVLSILFSFIVMKLNLTTGIIPSLNVSAGFLGFFFIKTWTKVLEKSGMLQVPFTRQENTVIQTCVVASSGIAFSGGFGSYLFGMSKRIAIQSGSTPGADDYKDPSLSWIIGFLFIVSFLGLLAVVPLRKIMIIDFKLTYPSGTATAHLINSFHMPEGAKLAKKQVKALGKFFSFSFLWGFFQWFYTAADSCGFASFPTLGLKAFENRFYFDFSAMYVGVGMICPYIVNISLLLGGILSWGLMWPLIEKKAGDWYSADLKPSSMHGLQGYRVFISIAMILGDGLYNFCKVLRRTLFGLYHQIRDKNSLPRVVNGSPTESSQLSFDDQRRTSLFLKDQVPTSFAVGGYIVIAIISIITLPHVFHQLKWYHILVMYLAAPTLAFCNAYGCGLTDWSLASTYGKLAIFVIGAWAGASHGGVLAGLAACGVMMNIVSTASDLTQDFKTGYLTLASPRSMFVSQVIGTAMGCVISPCVFWLFYKAFKDLGLSTSAYPAPYASIYRSMAMLAVEGFSSLPKNCLALCYGFFAASIVVNAIRDYVPKKYSRFIPIPMAMAIPFYLGSYFAIDMCVGSLILFLWERMDKTKADAFGPAVASGLICGDGIWTLPSAILALAGVKPPICMKFLSRAANNRVDGFLNSS from the exons ATGGGTGGAGAGGATAAAGTAGAGAATGGGTATGGCTCAGAGGACGAGCCCAAGGACGAGAGGCATGccaagaaggaagaggaggaagagatgaTGATGACTGTGGAGAGGGTGTTCGAGAGCAAGGAGGTCCCGTCGTGGAGGCAGCAACTGACGTTGAGGGCCTTCATGGTGAGCTTCGTGCTCAGCATCTTGTTCAGCTTCATCGTGATGAAGCTCAACCTGACGACTGGGATCATCCCGTCCCTGAACGTGTCGGCTGGGTTCttgggcttcttcttcatcaagacTTGGACCAAAGTGCTGGAGAAGTCCGGGATGTTGCAGGTCCCCTTCACGAGGCAAGAGAACACTGTGATTCAGACCTGTGTTGTCGCCTCCTCTGGGATCGCCTTTAGCG GAGGTTTTGGAAGCTACTTGTTTGGAATGAGCAAACGCATCGCTATCCAGTCGGGGAGCACCCCTGGTGCAGATGACTACAAGGACCCCTCATTGTCCTGGATTATCGGCTTCCTCTTCATTGTTAGTTTTCTGGGGCTCTTGGCAGTGGTGCCTCTGAGGAAG ATCATGATCATCGATTTCAAACTGACATATCCAAGTGGCACTGCAACTGCTCATCTTATCAACAGTTTCCACATGCCCGAAGGAGCCAAGCTAGCTAA GAAACAGGTGAAAGCACTGGGGAAATTCTTCTCATTCAGTTTCTTGTGGGGATTCTTCCAATGGTTTTACACCGCTGCAGATAGCTGTGGGTTTGCAAGCTTTCCAACGTTGGGACTGAAAGCTTTTGAGAACAG GTTCTACTTTGATTTTTCTGCAATGTACGTTGGTGTCGGGATGATCTGCCCCTACATAGTTAACATATCGTTGCTTCTTGGGGGAATACTGTCTTGGGGCTTGATGTGGCCTCTTATTGAGAAAAAAGCGGGCGACTGGTATTCCGCTGATCTGAAACCAAGCAGCATGCATGGCCTTCAAGGTTACAGG GTATTCATATCCATCGCCATGATCCTCGGCGATGGCCTCTACAACTTCTGTAAAGTGTTGAGACGGACCCTCTTTGGCTTGTATCATCAAATCAGGGACAAAAACAGTCTTCCGAGGGTCGTGAACGGCTCTCCCACTGAGTCCTCTCAGCTCTCGTTTGATGACCAACGCCGAACTAGTCTCTTCCTCAAGGACCAAGTCCCCACTAGTTTCGCTGTCGGAGGCTACATCGTGATCGCGATAATCTCTATCATAACTCTCCCTCACGTATTCCACCAGCTCAAGTGGTACCACATATTGGTCATGTACCTTGCGGCACCCACCTTGGCCTTCTGCAATGCGTATGGGTGCGGGCTCACAGATTGGTCCCTCGCATCGACCTACGGGAAGCTCGCCATCTTCGTGATCGGGGCGTGGGCCGGTGCGTCCCACGGTGGGGTCCTCGCCGGCCTAGCCGCTTGCGGGGTCATGATGAACATCGTCTCCACAGCATCCGACCTGACTCAGGATTTCAAGACTGGGTATCTGACCCTAGCTTCCCCTCGGTCCATGTTTGTCAGCCAGGTGATCGGGACTGCCATGGGCTGTGTCATATCTCCATGCGTCTTCTGGCTGTTCTACAAGGCATTCAAGGACCTAGGTCTCTCGACTAGTGCATATCCCGCCCCTTATGCCAGCATCTACCGAAGCATGGCTATGTTGGCAGTGGAGGGTTTTTCGTCATTGCCCAAAAACTGCCTCGCTCTCTGCTATGGATTCTTCGCCGCCTCAATAGTCGTAAACGCGATCAGGGACTACGTCCCCAAGAAGTACTCCAGGTTTATCCCAATCCCGATGGCCATGGCGATACCGTTTTACCTGGGATCGTATTTCGCCATTGACATGTGCGTTGGGAGCCTGATTTTGTTCTTGTGGGAGAGGATGGACAAGACCAAGGCCGATGCGTTTGGACCGGCAGTCGCCTCGGGACTGATTTGCGGGGACGGGATATGGACTCTGCCCAGCGCCATACTCGCCCTCGCGGGCGTGAAGCCGCCGATTTGCATGAAGTTCTTGTCCAGGGCGGCGAACAACAGAGTTGACGGATTCCTGAACTCCTCGTGA